The Thalassolituus oleivorans MIL-1 genome includes the window TTTCGCTAGGCAATAAAGCATTTTGCATACGCTCTTTTTGCAGGCGCAGCATGATAACCACATCGCAATCGGCTAGGCCTTGATTCATGTTGTAAAACGGTCGAGCACCTAACGCATCAATATCTCGTGGTAGCAATGTACCTGGGCCAATAACACGCACTTCAGCAGCGCCAAGTGTGCGCAGAGCATGAATCTGCGAGCGAGCAACGCGTGAGTGCAAAATATCGCCGACGATGGCGACTATCTTGCCTTCAATGCTGCCGGTATGGCGGCGAATGGTGAGCATGTCGAGCATGGCTTGGGTTGGATGCGCATGGCGTCCGTCACCGGCGTTGATAATGGCAACGTTAGGGGTTACGTGTTCGGCGATAAAATGCGCCGCACCGGAGTCCGCATGACGTACAACGAACATATCGCTGTACATCGCTTCTAGGTTCCACAAGGTGTCCATTAGAGTTTCGCCTTTCGCAGTTGCAGATTTGGCGATGTCTAAATTGAGAATGTCTGCTGATAAGCGCTTGGCGGCCAACTCAAAAGTTGAGCGTGTACGCGTGCTGTTTTCGAAAAACAGGTTTACCACGGTTTTACCACGCAACAAAGGAACCGTTTTAACGGCACGTTCTTGTGTACTGATAAACGAGTCGGCGGTATCAAGAATTTCGGTAAGCAGTTCGCGGCTGAGTCCTTCCGTGGTGAGGAAATGTTTCAGGCGTCCGTCTTCCGTCAACTGAACCTTGCTGGGATCGGTAGTCATAGGGCACTACTTTATAAGTTGTAGATAATAAGTGTTAAAATTCGGTTGCGGCCTGCGTCGCTATTGAGCTTACGCCAGTGACAATGTCAGTGGATTTGGCCCGCCTAGCTTGATCAATTGACCTTCATTTAAGGCGATGGTTGCACCGCATAAGTCAGGCTGAATTGGCAGTTCACGGCGGCCGATATCCAGTAGACACACAAGGCTAATACTGGCAGGGCGCCCATAATCGAATAACTCGTTCATGGCAGCGCGAATGGTACGGCCGCTCATAATGACGTCATCGACTAAAATAATGTGGCGATCTTCAATGCTGTCCGGCAGTTCTGACCCTTTTACTTGCGGGTGCAATCCGTGACGAGTGAAGTCATCGCGATAAAAGCTAATATCCAATACGCTGATCTCGGCGTGTGGATTTAAGTACTGTTGCAGGCGCTGGGCGACCCAAACGCCGCCGGTGCGAATGCCAACTAAAAGAGGATCGTCTAAGTCACGCTCAGCGGCGAAGGCTTTGATTTGCTCGCCTAATGATTCACACGTTTGTTCAATATCGGGCAAATTCATCGAGATTCTCCTTGCTCGCGCGGATGTGCGATCATCCAGCTTTCTAGTATGAGTTGGGCAGCAATGCCGTCGACCGAGTTCTCGCCGAAGTTTCTATTACCACCTTCGGCAATAACGATGCCTTTTGCTTCATAGCTTGTCAGGCGTTCGTCATGGGTATAAGCAGGACGATGAAAGCGCCCCTCTAGTCGTTTGGCGAATTTTGCCGCACGACGGCTCATTTCGCTATCACTACCGTCCATATTGAGCGGTAATCCGACAATAAAAGCATCCGGTTGCCATTCCGTGATAATACGCTGCAACAAATCCCAGTCCGGTACACCATCGCGCGCTTTGATCGGTGCTAACGGATTGGCACTGGCGGTAATACGCTGTCCTATCGCAATGCCAATGCGCTGAGTACCAAAGTCGAAACCCATAAAGCTGTTAAAGCGTTCAGGAACAATGACCTCAGGCATGGCCGGCATCACTGCTTAAAAATTCGGCACTAATGCCTAGTGTGCTTAGAGCTATGTTGTAAAGATCGTGGATGTCTGTTTCGAATATCAGCTCTGGTGTTGCCTCTAACGTAATCCATGAGTTTTCGCGTAGCTCTTTATCGAGCTGCTGCGCACTCCAGCCTGCGTAGCCTAATCCCAGCAAATAATGCCGAGGCCCGGCGCCCGTAGCGATCGCTTCAAGAATATCTTTAGAAGATGTTAGGTGTGCTTGCTCGGTAACATTGAGTGTGGATTCCCAGTTGCCTTGTTCGCGATGCAGGATAAAACCATTTTCTTGGCTGACGGGGCCGCCGCACAATATTTCTGCAT containing:
- a CDS encoding aspartate carbamoyltransferase catalytic subunit; the encoded protein is MTTDPSKVQLTEDGRLKHFLTTEGLSRELLTEILDTADSFISTQERAVKTVPLLRGKTVVNLFFENSTRTRSTFELAAKRLSADILNLDIAKSATAKGETLMDTLWNLEAMYSDMFVVRHADSGAAHFIAEHVTPNVAIINAGDGRHAHPTQAMLDMLTIRRHTGSIEGKIVAIVGDILHSRVARSQIHALRTLGAAEVRVIGPGTLLPRDIDALGARPFYNMNQGLADCDVVIMLRLQKERMQNALLPSESEFFKLYGLTEEKLALAKPDAIVMHPGPINRGVEIESAVADGPQSVILNQVSYGIAVRMAVMAMAMSGQQSAQMIDEDGAQ
- the pyrR gene encoding bifunctional pyr operon transcriptional regulator/uracil phosphoribosyltransferase PyrR, with the protein product MNLPDIEQTCESLGEQIKAFAAERDLDDPLLVGIRTGGVWVAQRLQQYLNPHAEISVLDISFYRDDFTRHGLHPQVKGSELPDSIEDRHIILVDDVIMSGRTIRAAMNELFDYGRPASISLVCLLDIGRRELPIQPDLCGATIALNEGQLIKLGGPNPLTLSLA
- the ruvX gene encoding Holliday junction resolvase RuvX; protein product: MPEVIVPERFNSFMGFDFGTQRIGIAIGQRITASANPLAPIKARDGVPDWDLLQRIITEWQPDAFIVGLPLNMDGSDSEMSRRAAKFAKRLEGRFHRPAYTHDERLTSYEAKGIVIAEGGNRNFGENSVDGIAAQLILESWMIAHPREQGESR
- a CDS encoding YqgE/AlgH family protein, yielding MKEIKSLRNHLLIAMPQLEDTWFAGTVTYMCEHNQDGAMGVVLNRPLDLDFAEVCDQLEIPRLPSVNAEILCGGPVSQENGFILHREQGNWESTLNVTEQAHLTSSKDILEAIATGAGPRHYLLGLGYAGWSAQQLDKELRENSWITLEATPELIFETDIHDLYNIALSTLGISAEFLSSDAGHA